A window of the Cynocephalus volans isolate mCynVol1 chromosome 10, mCynVol1.pri, whole genome shotgun sequence genome harbors these coding sequences:
- the LOC134389461 gene encoding keratin-associated protein 9-1-like: MTQSCCSPCCQPTCCRTTCCQTTCCQPSCGGSSCCQPNCCGSGCCGQSCGGSGCCQPCCRPTCCQTTCCRTTCCRPSCGCSPCCVSSCCRPSCGGSSCCQPSCCGSCCCQPCCRPTCCQTTCCRTTCYRPSCGCNPCCGSSCCQPCSC; this comes from the coding sequence atgacccAATCCTGCTGCTCCCCTTGCTGCCAGCCTACCTGCTGCAGGACCACTTGCTGCCAGACCACCTGCTGCCAGCCCTCTTGTGGGGGATCTAGCTGCTGCCAGCCCAACTGCTGTGGGTCCGGCTGCTGTGGCCAGAGCTGTGGTGGGtccggctgctgccagccttgctgccgCCCAACTTGCTGTCAGACCACCTGCTGCAGGACCACTTGCTGCCgccccagctgtggctgcagtccttgctgtgtgTCCAGCTGCTGCCGCCCTTCCTGTGGTGGATCTAGCTGCTGCCAGCCAAGCTGCTGTGGATCttgctgctgccagccttgctgccgCCCGACTTGCTGTCAGACCACCTGCTGCAGGACCACCTGCTACCGTCCAAGCTGTGGCTGTAATCCTTGCTGTGGATCCAGCTGCTGCCAACCATGCAGCTGCTGA